One Halolamina litorea genomic window carries:
- a CDS encoding metallophosphoesterase, whose amino-acid sequence MDRPAVEPVPGAPAATLDLGTERALGVADYHAGIEIGLRYERGVELDSNADARRERLLSLLDRTGAERVVVLGDLVHRIAEPDGAEADEVRELLDALEARDVPMTLARGNHDGGVADVFPDRIDLLPPDGARIGDVGLIHGHTWPGAEALSASTVCMGHEHPQVRLTDAVGGSRVERAWLRGPLRRAPFADALGEEGLLEWNDPELVVFPAFNERSGGTWINVDGQSFLAPFLPDGLASGQAYLTDGTRLGPYREV is encoded by the coding sequence ATGGACCGGCCAGCGGTCGAGCCCGTCCCCGGGGCCCCAGCGGCGACGCTCGACCTCGGCACCGAGCGCGCGTTGGGGGTCGCGGACTACCACGCCGGCATCGAGATCGGCCTGCGCTACGAGCGTGGCGTCGAACTCGACTCGAACGCCGACGCACGGCGGGAGCGACTGCTCTCGCTACTCGACCGTACCGGCGCCGAGCGCGTCGTCGTCCTCGGGGACCTGGTCCATCGGATCGCCGAACCCGACGGCGCCGAAGCAGATGAAGTGCGGGAGTTACTCGACGCGCTGGAGGCCCGCGACGTCCCGATGACGCTCGCGCGCGGGAACCACGACGGCGGCGTCGCCGACGTGTTCCCCGACCGGATCGACCTACTCCCACCCGACGGAGCCCGCATCGGCGACGTGGGGCTGATCCACGGCCACACGTGGCCCGGCGCGGAGGCGCTGTCGGCGTCGACGGTCTGCATGGGCCACGAACACCCGCAGGTCCGCCTGACCGACGCGGTCGGTGGGAGCCGGGTCGAGCGGGCGTGGCTCCGCGGGCCGCTCCGTCGGGCGCCGTTCGCGGACGCGCTCGGTGAGGAGGGGCTGCTCGAGTGGAACGACCCGGAGTTGGTGGTCTTCCCGGCGTTCAACGAGCGCTCGGGTGGTACGTGGATCAACGTCGACGGACAATCCTTTCTCGCGCCGTTCCTGCCGGACGGGCTGGCCTCCGGCCAGGCGTACTTGACCGACGGTACCCGGTTGGGGCCGTACCGGGAGGTCTAA
- a CDS encoding GNAT family N-acetyltransferase: protein MEIRDAVPSDASTVAAVARESWHGAYDDLLGPETVARTVEEWYAPESIREEIGTAAAGGSACFLVAVDDGEVVGFTNGGAARDWASDPDDPDAFLSRLYVAPGRWGEGIGTRLTAHLARRLRAAGHERVWLEVFAANERARAFYTSLGFTRIGHVTETFGGTDVATLHLAAPLDAVVDATTEPR from the coding sequence ATGGAGATCCGCGATGCGGTCCCGAGCGACGCGTCGACGGTGGCGGCCGTCGCCCGGGAGTCGTGGCACGGCGCGTACGACGATCTGCTCGGCCCCGAGACCGTGGCGCGGACCGTCGAGGAGTGGTACGCGCCGGAGTCGATCCGGGAGGAGATCGGGACGGCCGCCGCGGGTGGGAGCGCGTGCTTCCTCGTCGCCGTCGACGACGGTGAGGTGGTGGGGTTCACGAACGGCGGCGCCGCACGGGACTGGGCGAGCGACCCGGACGACCCCGACGCCTTCCTCTCGCGGCTCTACGTCGCCCCCGGTCGGTGGGGCGAGGGAATCGGGACGCGACTGACCGCACACCTCGCCCGACGGCTCCGTGCGGCCGGCCACGAGCGGGTCTGGCTCGAAGTGTTCGCGGCCAACGAGCGGGCCCGGGCATTCTACACGTCGCTCGGGTTCACGCGCATCGGGCACGTGACGGAGACGTTCGGCGGGACCGACGTGGCGACGCTGCACCTCGCCGCGCCGCTCGACGCGGTGGTAGATGCGACCACGGAACCGAGGTAA
- a CDS encoding HEWD family protein, which yields MTDLLRTPERRTCERCGRVERHDGADGWRAARVGEIHCIHEWDIDGAFVPVSDVDPDAVAAEPTAAKE from the coding sequence ATGACTGATCTGCTTCGTACGCCCGAGCGCCGCACCTGCGAACGGTGCGGCCGGGTCGAACGACACGACGGCGCCGACGGCTGGCGGGCCGCGCGCGTCGGCGAGATACACTGCATCCACGAGTGGGACATCGACGGCGCGTTCGTCCCGGTTTCCGACGTGGACCCGGACGCAGTCGCGGCCGAGCCGACAGCCGCGAAGGAGTAA
- a CDS encoding histidine kinase N-terminal 7TM domain-containing protein: MAPWLSPNMAAALTYLGVGPAILIFLLLFDNRQKPGVLWFVVTMVLGGVWALLVGTFTLLRSPELTLALANVFWAVIPTTSVAMFLFVYEYVGTKPPRRSLVVGLFLPVAVLFVLSWWNPQGLIYTQEYYVDAAGTLHYPQFGGPIKVLVVKVYGYLLVSLATGMLLGEAIRTTGARRRQVAYLLFVFTILALSTLVKVVGFVPIYFYPTPMVFSLSGLAFAVSTQQYGFLKTTTIAREQAFEQVEDAILVTSPDGKVLDANRKATDLLGSDVVSERLSSVLQAHRDTEADTDRGMVSITRDGEVRYYSVKESPVTHYRGTQGRVVVLTDVTPITNRQQDLELFKQVISRVFRHNFRNRLNVIAGYAELIQSVADDDAEEYAGLIGSSAAELIATTRKAKDVGQLFTDEQVEPLALERVVDRAVATLEPGGAPSSISVDVPSVWVSAHPKLDLAIRELVENAVVHNDSTDRATVDIYASVEDEWVTLFVEDDGPGVPQLELQVLDAEEETDLSHGSGIGLWLVHWIVKRSNGDLVSRASPEGSRIGVRLRLAPKRDSRE; encoded by the coding sequence ATGGCGCCGTGGCTCTCTCCCAACATGGCCGCGGCACTGACATATCTGGGTGTCGGGCCGGCGATCCTCATCTTCCTGTTACTATTCGACAACCGACAGAAACCGGGCGTGCTCTGGTTCGTCGTGACGATGGTGCTCGGTGGCGTTTGGGCGCTGTTAGTCGGCACGTTCACGCTCCTCCGATCACCCGAACTGACGCTCGCGCTAGCGAACGTCTTCTGGGCAGTCATTCCGACGACGTCGGTGGCGATGTTCCTCTTCGTCTACGAGTACGTCGGGACAAAGCCCCCACGTCGGTCGCTCGTCGTCGGCCTCTTCCTTCCGGTCGCTGTGCTGTTCGTGCTCTCGTGGTGGAACCCGCAGGGCCTGATCTACACGCAGGAGTACTACGTAGACGCCGCGGGAACCCTCCACTACCCTCAGTTCGGGGGGCCGATCAAGGTGCTCGTCGTCAAGGTCTACGGCTACCTCCTCGTCAGCCTCGCGACCGGGATGCTGCTCGGTGAGGCGATCAGAACGACGGGTGCCCGCCGGAGGCAGGTCGCCTATCTCCTGTTCGTGTTCACGATACTCGCCCTCTCGACCTTGGTGAAGGTGGTCGGATTCGTCCCGATATACTTCTACCCCACCCCGATGGTGTTCTCCCTCTCTGGGCTCGCCTTCGCGGTCTCGACACAGCAGTACGGGTTCCTGAAGACGACGACCATCGCTCGTGAGCAGGCGTTCGAACAGGTCGAGGACGCCATTCTCGTCACCAGTCCGGACGGCAAAGTGTTGGATGCGAACCGAAAGGCGACTGACCTCCTGGGTTCGGACGTGGTCTCGGAGCGGCTCTCCTCGGTGCTTCAAGCGCACCGCGACACGGAGGCAGATACCGACCGGGGCATGGTCTCGATCACCCGCGATGGCGAGGTCCGGTACTACTCGGTCAAGGAATCCCCGGTGACACACTACCGAGGGACACAGGGGCGAGTCGTCGTGCTGACCGACGTGACCCCGATAACGAACCGACAGCAGGACCTGGAGCTGTTCAAGCAGGTCATCAGCCGTGTCTTCCGGCACAACTTCCGCAACCGGCTGAACGTCATCGCCGGCTACGCGGAGCTGATCCAGTCCGTCGCCGACGACGACGCCGAGGAGTACGCCGGCCTCATCGGTTCGTCGGCCGCAGAACTCATCGCGACCACGCGAAAGGCGAAAGACGTCGGACAGCTATTCACCGACGAGCAGGTCGAACCGCTCGCACTCGAACGGGTCGTCGACCGCGCCGTCGCCACGCTCGAACCCGGAGGGGCGCCCTCGTCGATATCCGTCGACGTGCCGTCCGTCTGGGTCTCAGCCCACCCGAAACTCGACCTCGCGATCCGGGAGCTGGTCGAGAACGCGGTCGTCCACAACGACTCGACCGACCGGGCGACCGTCGACATCTACGCGTCGGTCGAGGACGAGTGGGTCACGCTGTTCGTCGAGGACGACGGTCCCGGCGTTCCCCAACTCGAACTCCAAGTGCTCGACGCCGAAGAGGAGACGGACCTGAGCCACGGTTCCGGCATCGGCCTCTGGCTGGTCCACTGGATCGTCAAGCGGTCGAACGGCGACCTCGTCTCACGGGCGTCGCCGGAAGGCTCGCGCATCGGTGTTCGTCTCCGTCTGGCGCCGAAGCGCGATTCACGGGAGTGA
- a CDS encoding HAD-IIB family hydrolase: MVPPLALDIDGTLTTPEHTIDPRTLSLLASWEAPVVLATGKAFPYPVALCHFAGVPERVIAENGGVAMADGDLTYAGDPERVDAAVEAFEARGGDLGWDGVDTVNRWRETEVAASRTADEALLRAVAEEFDLAFLDTGYAYHLTSADTSKGAALGGVAERVGYAPEDFVAVGDSENDASMFDVAGEAYAVANADETAKGAADHVLERGYVDGTLDALSRVRERAP, translated from the coding sequence ATGGTTCCGCCGCTGGCGCTGGACATCGACGGCACGCTCACCACGCCCGAGCACACGATCGACCCCCGGACGCTCTCGCTGTTGGCGTCGTGGGAGGCACCGGTGGTGCTCGCGACGGGCAAGGCGTTCCCGTACCCGGTCGCGCTCTGTCACTTCGCCGGGGTCCCCGAGCGCGTAATCGCCGAGAACGGCGGTGTGGCGATGGCCGACGGCGACCTCACCTACGCCGGCGACCCCGAGCGCGTCGACGCCGCCGTCGAGGCGTTCGAGGCCCGCGGCGGCGACCTGGGCTGGGACGGCGTCGACACCGTGAACCGCTGGCGCGAGACCGAAGTCGCCGCCAGCCGGACCGCCGACGAAGCCCTCCTCCGGGCCGTCGCCGAGGAGTTCGACCTCGCGTTCCTCGATACGGGCTACGCCTACCACCTCACGAGCGCCGACACGAGCAAGGGTGCGGCGCTCGGGGGTGTCGCCGAGCGCGTGGGCTACGCGCCGGAGGACTTCGTCGCCGTCGGCGACAGCGAGAACGACGCCTCCATGTTCGACGTCGCCGGCGAAGCGTACGCGGTGGCCAACGCCGACGAGACGGCAAAAGGGGCGGCCGACCACGTGCTCGAGCGCGGATACGTCGACGGCACGCTCGACGCGCTCAGTCGGGTGCGAGAACGAGCGCCGTAA
- a CDS encoding acyl-CoA dehydrogenase family protein produces MEFSLDAEQRQIRDTVADFVDEEVVPRASEIDETDEHPGDLVDQMAELGLMGMPFPVEYGGAGLDYHSYAIGIEEISRGSGGLGTIVAAHTSLAGNMLYEFGDERQKEEYLTPLAEGSDLGAFALSEAGAGSDVPAMTTTAEQDGDGYLLNGGKLWTSNGSTADTVTVFAKTEPDAGNKGISSFVVRPEEDDGFIVENTEHKLGDKGCQTAELRFDDLYLPEDRLLGDEGDGFIQSLKTLNGGRISIAARGVGIARAAKEAAVEYATDREQFDQPIAEFQAIQHKLADMDTEIQSAKLLMHKAADLKMRDEDYIKAAAQAKLKASEVSREVANESIQVHGGYGYTKDFPVERYYRDAKLNEIYEGTSEVLRNTIASRML; encoded by the coding sequence ATGGAGTTCAGCCTCGACGCCGAGCAGCGTCAGATCCGCGACACCGTCGCCGACTTCGTCGACGAGGAGGTCGTCCCCCGCGCGTCCGAGATCGACGAGACCGACGAACACCCCGGTGACTTGGTCGACCAGATGGCCGAGTTGGGGCTGATGGGGATGCCCTTCCCCGTCGAGTACGGCGGCGCCGGCCTCGACTACCACAGCTACGCCATCGGGATCGAGGAGATCTCGCGGGGCTCGGGCGGCCTCGGCACCATCGTCGCCGCCCACACCTCGCTGGCGGGCAACATGCTCTACGAGTTCGGCGACGAGCGCCAGAAGGAGGAGTACCTCACCCCCCTCGCCGAGGGCTCGGACCTCGGCGCGTTCGCGCTCTCGGAGGCCGGCGCCGGCAGCGACGTGCCGGCGATGACGACGACGGCGGAGCAGGACGGCGACGGCTACCTCCTCAACGGCGGGAAGCTCTGGACCTCGAACGGCTCGACGGCCGACACCGTCACCGTCTTCGCGAAGACCGAACCCGACGCCGGCAACAAGGGGATCAGCTCCTTCGTCGTCCGGCCCGAGGAGGACGACGGCTTCATCGTCGAGAACACCGAGCACAAACTCGGCGACAAGGGCTGCCAGACCGCGGAACTTCGCTTCGATGACCTCTACCTCCCCGAGGACCGACTGCTGGGCGACGAGGGCGACGGCTTCATCCAGTCGCTGAAGACGCTCAACGGCGGCCGCATCTCCATCGCCGCCCGCGGGGTCGGCATCGCCCGCGCGGCCAAGGAGGCCGCCGTGGAGTACGCCACCGACCGCGAGCAGTTCGACCAGCCCATCGCGGAGTTCCAAGCGATCCAGCACAAGCTTGCGGACATGGACACCGAGATCCAGAGCGCGAAGCTGCTGATGCACAAGGCCGCGGACCTGAAGATGCGCGACGAGGACTACATCAAGGCCGCCGCACAGGCGAAGCTCAAGGCCAGCGAGGTCAGCCGTGAGGTCGCCAACGAGTCGATCCAGGTCCACGGCGGCTACGGCTACACGAAGGACTTCCCCGTCGAGCGCTACTACCGCGACGCGAAACTCAACGAGATCTACGAGGGAACCAGCGAGGTGCTGCGGAACACGATCGCGAGCCGGATGCTGTAG
- a CDS encoding RPA family protein, translating to MSADSGPGNREIARRLFAAEFDDASLSYSESDEERAPNYVVTPTGARVNRLFAVGVLTEVEAVNEDSLRGRVVDPTGAFVTYAGQYQPDEHAFLSRTEPPTFVALSGKARTFEPEDSDRVFTSVRPESINEVDADTRDRWVVSAAERTLHRIAVFAEALDSDLRGEELTEALVAAGVDPSLATGVPKAIEHYGTGTAYLEAVRSLAVQAVEQVAGDRDSVDSLTTEPAAEAPAELGALPDVGLDLGGVAPAAEEPAEDEAMGGEESTDDTEQEPDKPGVEPGPTASEAAEGEPTAPPEEPSESEAEPETAEPEPEPEPATTEASAEDTDEADADTEPEAVDEPADESDAEPEPTSEPEDDLGDDDLGDFDAGDSVQETVDETEEELDDFDPEATMDDTDDALTESERQEVEEEFGTEFSTGSEVGDPGEAGIDVPTSEEELEEIEAEVTGEEPGETDEEPEEKETADVDVDLEAAAVEAMAELDDGDGADHDAVVAHVVDEHGADAGAVEDAIQDAMMSGKCYEPGDGTLKAI from the coding sequence ATGAGCGCCGACTCCGGCCCGGGGAACCGAGAGATCGCCCGACGGCTGTTCGCCGCGGAGTTCGACGACGCCTCGCTCTCCTACTCCGAGAGCGACGAGGAGCGCGCCCCGAACTACGTCGTGACCCCGACTGGGGCGCGCGTGAACCGCCTGTTCGCGGTCGGCGTGCTCACGGAGGTGGAGGCGGTCAACGAGGACAGCCTCCGCGGGCGCGTCGTCGACCCGACGGGCGCGTTCGTCACCTACGCCGGCCAGTACCAACCCGACGAGCACGCGTTCCTGAGCCGGACCGAACCGCCGACGTTCGTGGCGCTCTCGGGGAAGGCTCGCACCTTCGAGCCGGAGGACTCCGACCGCGTGTTCACCTCCGTCCGCCCGGAGAGCATCAACGAGGTCGACGCCGACACGCGTGATCGGTGGGTGGTCTCTGCCGCCGAGCGGACCCTCCACCGGATCGCCGTGTTCGCCGAGGCGCTCGACTCCGACCTCCGTGGCGAGGAACTCACCGAGGCGCTCGTCGCCGCAGGCGTCGATCCCTCGCTCGCGACGGGCGTTCCGAAGGCCATCGAGCACTACGGCACCGGCACTGCGTACCTCGAAGCCGTCCGCTCGCTCGCGGTGCAGGCCGTCGAGCAGGTCGCCGGCGACCGCGACAGCGTCGACTCGCTGACGACGGAGCCCGCCGCGGAAGCACCCGCCGAACTGGGAGCGCTTCCGGACGTGGGTCTCGACCTCGGTGGTGTGGCTCCCGCGGCAGAGGAGCCGGCCGAGGACGAAGCGATGGGTGGCGAGGAGTCGACTGACGACACCGAGCAGGAGCCCGACAAACCCGGCGTAGAACCCGGACCGACAGCGTCCGAGGCTGCCGAAGGCGAGCCTACGGCCCCTCCAGAGGAGCCCTCGGAGTCGGAGGCGGAGCCGGAGACAGCCGAGCCCGAGCCGGAACCCGAACCGGCGACGACCGAAGCGTCGGCGGAGGACACGGACGAAGCAGACGCCGACACCGAGCCAGAGGCCGTCGACGAGCCTGCTGACGAGTCCGATGCGGAGCCGGAGCCCACGAGCGAGCCCGAGGACGACCTCGGCGACGACGATCTCGGCGACTTCGACGCCGGCGACTCCGTCCAGGAGACCGTCGACGAGACGGAGGAGGAGCTGGACGACTTCGATCCCGAGGCGACGATGGACGACACCGACGACGCCCTGACCGAGAGCGAGCGACAGGAGGTCGAAGAGGAGTTCGGCACCGAGTTCTCTACCGGCAGCGAGGTCGGCGACCCCGGCGAGGCCGGTATCGACGTGCCGACCAGCGAGGAGGAACTCGAGGAAATCGAGGCCGAAGTGACCGGCGAGGAGCCGGGCGAGACCGACGAGGAGCCCGAGGAGAAGGAGACGGCGGACGTCGACGTCGACCTCGAAGCGGCCGCGGTCGAGGCGATGGCCGAACTCGACGACGGCGACGGCGCGGACCACGACGCCGTGGTCGCCCACGTCGTCGACGAGCACGGCGCCGACGCGGGCGCCGTCGAGGACGCGATCCAGGACGCGATGATGAGCGGGAAGTGCTACGAGCCCGGCGACGGCACGCTCAAGGCCATCTGA
- a CDS encoding phytoene/squalene synthase family protein codes for MPGPDPLANVPSTDLAWCHEAVQDVSRTFALTVDVLEEPMDSYICLGYLLCRVADTVEDASHIPPAEQAALLRTYDAAIDDEDDTDAETFVEEVEPWLPDADERNADWTVVASTPRILATFEALPDDVREAITPPVHEMVEGMADFVERYADEGGLRLADKGELEEYCYYAAGTVGNLITNLVTRGEIDADREQTLYETAEEFGLLLQLVNVSKDVYDDYDEENNVYLPAEWLAEEGVEQDEVLDPEQREGVVSVVRRTTDLARSYLDDAGTYLQHVPLRDGNTLEAWAVPFLLAVGTLREVSEHPEDVLTERGVKVSRKEVFAVVTAMSSKGRDALPSFRERIASAPFHQTPTSAD; via the coding sequence ATGCCCGGACCCGACCCCCTCGCCAACGTCCCGTCCACAGACCTCGCGTGGTGTCACGAGGCTGTACAGGACGTGTCCCGCACGTTCGCCCTGACCGTTGACGTGCTCGAAGAACCGATGGACTCCTACATCTGTCTCGGCTACCTCCTCTGTCGCGTCGCCGACACCGTCGAGGACGCCTCACACATCCCCCCGGCGGAGCAGGCCGCGCTGTTGCGGACCTACGACGCCGCCATCGACGACGAAGACGACACCGACGCCGAGACGTTCGTCGAGGAGGTCGAGCCGTGGCTCCCCGACGCCGACGAGCGCAACGCCGACTGGACGGTCGTCGCCAGCACGCCCCGCATCCTCGCCACCTTCGAGGCGCTGCCCGACGACGTGCGCGAGGCGATCACGCCGCCGGTCCACGAGATGGTCGAGGGGATGGCCGACTTCGTCGAGCGCTACGCCGACGAGGGTGGGCTCCGGCTCGCGGACAAGGGCGAACTGGAGGAGTACTGCTACTACGCCGCCGGCACGGTCGGGAACCTCATCACCAACCTCGTCACGCGCGGCGAGATCGACGCCGACCGGGAACAGACCCTCTACGAGACCGCCGAGGAGTTCGGACTGTTGCTCCAACTGGTCAACGTCTCGAAAGACGTCTACGACGACTACGACGAGGAGAACAACGTCTACCTCCCCGCCGAGTGGCTCGCCGAGGAGGGCGTCGAGCAGGACGAGGTGCTCGACCCGGAGCAGCGCGAGGGCGTGGTCTCGGTCGTCCGCCGGACCACCGACCTCGCGCGCTCGTATCTCGACGACGCCGGGACGTACCTCCAGCACGTCCCGCTGCGGGACGGCAACACGCTCGAAGCGTGGGCGGTCCCGTTCCTGCTCGCGGTGGGGACGCTCCGGGAAGTCAGTGAGCACCCCGAGGACGTGTTGACCGAGCGCGGCGTCAAGGTCTCCCGGAAGGAGGTGTTCGCCGTCGTTACCGCGATGAGTTCGAAGGGTCGCGACGCGCTCCCCTCGTTCCGCGAGCGCATCGCGAGCGCGCCGTTCCACCAGACGCCGACCAGCGCCGACTGA